CAGATGACAGCTCTCGCCCCCACAGAGTGGGTTTATCAGAGACCACCTCCAGAGTTTGGGAGTGGAGAGGAGGGACTGGTTTGCCAGGAGACCTGACCAACAGAGCAGAGTGACCAACACAACCACGTTGGCTGACTTGTGACAAATGCTGGTTGAAGAAGGGATGCTATCTCACAGCAGTGTGTGAGCAGGCTGGTGACCAGCATGAGGGAGAGGAGCCAGGCTGTGTATGGTTCTTCCACACACTACTGAGGCTCCTGTTTGTTAAATGGATAAATTCTTACATTGCCAATATATGTTGCCCATATAATTCAATCATTCAATTCACCAAACTAGAGTCAAAgttgtttggcattggcagagaagatttggaTACACTTTGGCTAAgttcaggaaaagaaaaagaaaaactcatCATTAATTGTAATAAAGGtgaaatattcatttaataCCTTTATTGATTTAATCTAATTGTGCAGCCCTACTATGTAAATTTATATGGATTCGGTATTTGGTAATTTTTTACCAAAATTAAGTATTTACAGTGACAGAAATTGTAGCACagactaaaaaactaaaaaaatgaataagctTTGTAACACAAAGTTTATTAGTCAAAATAATGAACATTTTCAGAAGTATTCCTTGATAAAACGTAACAGATGAAAGCTTCTTACCAGAGATAATCCATGTATGTGTGGAGAACACACACTCCTCGCCCTTTCATGCCCAAACTGCGCATCTCTGAAGTGGACACTGCAGCTTTCCCAACTGCAACAGGAgcccttcaaaaaaaaaaaaaaaaaaaaaacccacacaaaaTAGTTGAGTGATGTCAAATCTATATCCTTGAGAAAAGTGATGACATCCTGGCCAAGTCTTTTATTCTAAGCATACCTATTATTCACGACTGTAACTGCACAAGACTCCCCCTGCCGAACATCTGGAAGACCACTTGAAGGCACCACCACACCTGGCAGCATGAGATCTTATGAAAAGCACAATATTGTTTATTACTAACCCAGATGAAGATACACAATTTATCAtgttaagaaaaatagaaagaaaaaaaggaaacctaCCAGCTCCTCCGGCCAACTTCTGAAGCACAGGAGGCCATGTCCTGAACACTGGCAAGAGAGCCGGGCGGAGCCAAAGAACATAAACTAAAAAGTGCGACAATACACAACACTTAAGTCCtgagcattttttattttattttattgttgtccCAGTCTTAGTTCATTTCATGTGTATTACCTGTTGGATGAAGTCGTTTTTCCAGTTCAAAGAAAAGTGGATTTTTCTGAAGAACATAAAATGTCACGGCTTCTCCCTTGTGTGCATAAGCCTTCACAACATTTAAGTCCTCTTTGTTGGGTATTAGCTCAGAAAGCTCATCAGCAGTCAATAAAGGAAATGCTGCCAAAAGATCAGCTTTGAGCTTCCTCCTGGATGCAGTAACACAAACATAATGTCTCATTCATAGGTTCAAgtcataaaaaaatacatataccTGCATATAATGCTTTATTTATAATCGTTTTCCttcaaaaaaaacccaacaaaaaacaaactgctTCCCCACCTGACTTTGCTGAGATTTTAATGAAACCTGTTTGTTTTAAGACTGATTAAATGGATGTCCTCTGCTGATGCCACAGAGTTCCAGATTAAGCTAAATAAAACCCATAATAGCCGTAAATTAATGGAACTAAAAAGATAATAAATCCTGTTATTAATGACAGTTGAAAACAAAACGTCACGTGGATATTAGAATACATACATTACAATACAGAAGTTAGTTTATATGTAAAACAATTGATCTCATTGATATTGTCCAAATtcttggatttatttatttgtttgttttaaaagtcATTGGTGTTACATCCTGCAGATGTCTGAAGGATTGTGGCATTAACCTTCAACGATGAGAGAATTCTAATTTCATACTATTTCATTTCGCTACATGACATTTGAAACTAAACTGACTCACCTGTCTGATCCTTTGATTACGGTGTTGGATTTGACACGAAACGGTTTCGCAAACATCTTCTCAGATACCAAACTAACGTTACAGCGAATAATTCAGCGCGCCACTGCTCAAATAAAATCAGTACATGGTTTTTAGGGCAACTTTATTTGGAAAATATAAATATCTCGCAAGCATTTCGCCGACTTAACTCGTTGGACATGATGGTCCGATACGTATATATTTCCGTGGTGAAACTGTAGCGCAGCATGAGATACCGTTCCGCTGAGTGGCGAGACGCTTTACGAAACACAAAATGACCTCCAACCTTAAAATGAACTAACTTTAATTGATTTAGAATTTCTGTAATGACTTTACTTCATTAAACTGGCCAAAAAAGAAGGGATTTTCATTTCCACACAACAATGTCTTGCAAGCATATTTAAACTGTGGAACTGATTTAGATATCCCATTTCCCATATTGCAGTACTGAAATTCCGTGCATAAAAGGGTCAATTCGAGCTTTAGGGGTGCTGAGCACTCAGACTACTGGCCGGCGAAGCAAGATACATTTCACCATTTTGTATATTTTAACGCAATTTTAGACCATCATTCCCACATTTGTTAAagaaaagcacaacacattttattttgGGAGAGGAAACACTATGAGTAAAACCAATAAGAAAAGTGCATACCAAAATCAACTTGGACCCTAGGCGTAAAAGAAGCAGGCAGTTATTCGCTGCCTTTGTTTGTACACAGAGCTGCTCCAGGATATTGTTGTGTAACATGTTGTGTAACATGTTTTTAGTACAAAAATACTAAAGTATGTTTACCTTATACCTTTAATGTAAACATATCTGTACATACAAATATTGCAAACGGTATGTACCGGTTTAAATAATCTGTAACCGAggcatttttatattttacaacTCCAAGCTTAAATGTAGCgtcatactttttatttttattttcttgtactTTAAGGTTTATGCCCATGATGTGTATGATAAATTAAATTGTGAATTGAacgtttttcttctttctcagcTTAACAGTTTCCATCTGTTTTCGTACCTGGTTCTTCCTGAGCCTGCACTGTCTCCTCTCATTCCCCTCTTCATCTCTCCCTCTTTGCACTGACAATCAAACACAAATATATTGTATTCAACTAGATGAAaaattacataaatataaatacattatgATAGAAATACTAAATTATTTTCTCTGCTTCTCACTTTTTTTGTACtaaccaaaaataaaataacaaccaaagatttttttatatcTAATAAATTATATAAATTGATCcaaattataatgataataataaatatgtCACATATTCTGGTTTAGGCCAGGCCAAATCCTTTCCAAAGTATGGGGATTGCTGCTGTACATTTGTTGTTAGAATATATTACATTTAaaccatatactgtatatggttTTGACATTTGGGCAGCTTATTAAACATAGACATGCagcaaaacataaaacataaatctCTTACATTTTAGGGGTGCTGAGGTTCAATTTGGCCAAAATGGGGCTGGAGTTTTGAAATTAATttgaaattaataaataataaatgtagtttgCTTCAATAACCTTTTATCCACATCTGTTCCCTGTCGTTCTGATATGACAATTTTTAACAACAGTTCagctaaaaaataaacaaacaaatgccTAATGAGGCAACATTGCATGAGACAAGCTTTTTCTTTGGATGAACAACAACATGGCTTTCTTTCAGGGTGACATTACGTTTTTACCTACAATAAAATCTCTAACAATTAaccttccatccatctataaccgtttatcctctgcagggtcagaggggtctgctggagcctatcccagctcattacaggggaGAGGCagcggtacaccctggacaggtaacCAGTCCAACGCAGGGCcatatatacagacaaacaaccagacacactcacactcacacctacaggcaagaCTCATCTTAGactcatcaattaacctacttaGTACTACCattttttttggactgtgggatgaagccggagtacccggagggaacccacacaaGTACAGGGAGAACATTCAAACTCCACATAGAATGACTCAGGAACCATCcttctgtgaggcaacagtgctaaccactaagacaCTGTATCTAacaattaaaataaagtaaaataaaataaaatgggcAATAAGTACCCCCGATGATTCAGTAGCTTGTAGATATACCTTTAGCAGCTATAAGTTGAAATGGTTGCTTCTTTTAATGACCTCATCAGTGTCTAACAATAATCAGAATTATTGTGTTTGACAAATTGTTCAAAAAGCCCTGGAGGGTGCCAACCCAAAAGGGTAGTAGATATTCTTTTAAATTATATCAATATTTCATTCATATTTCTTCAAGTATCTTAGACGCAGATGAGGGAGACCTGGAAACCTTTAACACTGCTATAATTTAGATTTTACAGAGCATGCAACTTCCTTGGATCAGGATAAAAGTATATCTCTATGAAGTGGGGTTTGAATAATATAAACATCTGTACaaggattttttatttaattttatatgcATGTATACCACGTACAGGTCAAAGGAAGCACCAAACAACTGCAATGAAAATTGAAAtgcttttgataaataaagtgtaTAAGAAGAGTGTATTGTGTAGTGTATTGTGTTAAAGGCGTAAAATCCTGAAGTTCTAAATGAATTGTACATACTGAATAACATCTGCACACAAAGTAGTTTTGAGCAAGACTAACATCATGTGCTTGCACCAAATGTTCCTTTTTGTTCTTATCTCCCCTAGTTCTTATTTTTAACATGATCAGGGAAGTTTCCTTCCCAGAAACCTGACTTTTTCAAAGTAAACAGGGTATCAAACTTCTTGCTttgagtgtgtctgtgttttgtcTCATGCTAAAAACAAAAGGTCTGGGCGGTCAGGGCCGATCGTGGCTGCTTAAGGCCACCGGCGGCGAGGATAGACAGATCAGGTGAGACGTTCCTGTGGTAGGGCTGCTGTTAGGTAGAGCGACTTGGCGTGCCTCCATCCGCTTTCCAGCTGCCTGTATGGAGCGTCTGACACGTTGTCAGCCGCTCTTCTGTTCAGTTGTGTTGGCGGGCTCTCACTGTTCAAGGGCCGGTTTGGCGCCTCAAGGTTAGACCCTGGCAGAGGGTCTTGTTCGATCGGAGAGTTAAATTGTGGTTTTAACTTAACTTAGTTTTCATGTTCTGTGTGGTTCAACAGGAACTGAATGAGTCACAACTCTCACAGATTTTTGGAAGCAGGGCTGGGTTGCAAAATTCATATGCTCACATTTTGCATTGAATGTACTGAACACAAACATCATTTGGGGAGCTATCTGAAAACGGTTCCTAACAGATGAGGCCGAACTCACCTTAATCGGATTTAGACTCAGAAAGTGATTATCTACTTTCTTTCCCTTTATTTTATGATGACCTCTTCTGCTGTGGCTTCTTGTGCACTTTAAAAAACTCTTCTTTGTTCATCCCCCTTCCTCCTTCAGCTAACTGTGACTGATGTAAGGTGGCCGTGTTCCAGCTGACCTCCCAGGCCTGTTTATTATGCCCATTTGCAACATGACATCACACAGTACAAGGAACAAAACATGTTAAACACACTATTCAGGAAAGCTAtaggtgacatcacagggggttTGTCCAGTTTTCATCATACAATCTATGGATTCAACATCCACTCTGTAAAGATGAAATGTGTTGGGATTTTCAGGACAAGCTTGCCGAATTAATCTGATCCTGTTAAATTTCAGAAAATAACCCACCACCTGCAAcctattttatctttttattaatcATTTTTATGGCATTAGGGACTTCTTGGAAAAAAGCACGATGACGAAATATCTTAATATGATTTGTAATGTTTGTGATAGATTTAGTTGCAGGCAGAAATGTCAAGAAGAAAAATGCTCATTTATGTACAACATTTATAATCCATTGATAGTCTAATAAATGTGATCcacttaatattttttaaatcacattaggCTACAGTTTTATGTCCTAAAAATACTGCAGTGTTGGAACTGAGCTGAAGTTAAGCATACTAATTATTTCTGTTATATAACATCCTCAATTAGACTGAGGTACACCTTTCACTAATATTTCCCGGTGGGAAATGGAAAGTTGAAAAAATATGAATTTCATGCAATAGACTGTGTCTCAataagaaaataattttgtttgtttaaacatCGAACATAGCAATACCTTTCCCCaaggaaatgaagcaacatCCGTCCATATTTTCATCCAGACCTGCTTCAATCATATTCAGAGGTCACATGGGTCTTCTTATGCCTATCCCAGCTGCCAATGGGAGAAAGTCGGGGGGTAGACCtcggacaggttgccagtccatcatCACTCTTGGCATTACATCCCTTACCCAGTCTCCTGCCTCTGTCTACAGCTAAATAAAGGTAACTACATCCTTCAAAACTACAATGAATTAAATTACATTTCATGTTTAAATCAcaagttttagttagtttcagTGTGTAAGCTTATTGCATTTGGCTGAACTGTACTGAATGAAAGAAGCCCCGGAAGCGATGCATTTGTTTGCTACGTACTGTATGTTACGTACAGAATTTTTAGCATAATCTTGTGTTATGGTGGTACCGCAGGTTGTCGCTGCTCACCCACGGGAACTGGTTGAATAGGAAGTTTGGCCTGTCCTCGCAAGGTGCCAGTTTCCATGGGAGGCCAGGGCGTTTGCTGGGGCCATGCCATGGTTGTTTGCAATTCATTGTTTGGTGAGTGTGTCTGCTTGTTTAGTGTGTTAATGTTTGGTACCACCAGTAtgcatgttttaattgtgtttttatgGTATGACCACACACGGACAAGGGTTTAGCCATGCTGATGACCTGTGCCGTTGAATGGGAACTGTGCTTGATATTCGAGGCACAGGTACagtcattttaattgttttaaaatGAATTCAAGTATTTTGGATCTTGTCTGATTTCTActgtatctttttgtttttacagtgaCATTGCTTCCTGCCGTCCCTGTAGTTTTTTGTTCAGTTCTAGTTAGTCCGTCCCCCCTTCGTAGCCTGTATGCATGCAAGTTCACTTTGTAAAGGCAGAAAAACTAGGTTTTGCACATTGTCTGCACACTATCACAATGTTTTGCAGTGTTTTTAGCTGTGCTATTAAAAGATTGCATGCTGTTGGGTTTGCGGGTTTGTGGGGTTGCCTGCCTTGTACTTGTTTGTAGTTATTTTGGATCATAAGCTATCTGGTCAGATGCAGAGAAATGGGCCGTAGGCCTCATTGtttaaatgtgtaaaataaattaTGTAAACCTTTATTCTGACGCTGTCAtacagtgaaacatctaaaacatgcaggacaccggcttTCGAGGACCAGGAATGCCCACCCCTTTCCTAGACCATAGTACCAGATAGTGTCAGACTGTCCTGTTGGCTCATACTGTGGTGAGTGAGTTCACTCACCTCCCTGCCACACCTCCTCATCTGCTTCATAGCCCACACCTGTTTGGTGCTagctgcagctcctcactgCTCATCAGCCAGCCAGCAAACCAGCATTTAAGCTACACTGTGTGTTCACTCCGGGCCACATTGTCTTTGCAGCATGCGCTACTTTCCAACATCAGTATTGGATTGATTTCTTGGTTTCGACTCCAGATTGCCATTGATCACATCTTCTTGCCTGTGTCCCGACCTTCTGCTTGTCCACGATAATTCTTTCGTCTGCTCTCACTGGATGTAGTTTGCCCCGCTGATTGATCCTCTGCCCATTCAACACAAACCTTCTGCCTGCTCCCTCTGGACTTTGTTTGCACCGCTGATGGTCTGCCCGGTTCTGATACTGCTTCTGCCTCGATCACGATTCCAGCAATTCTCCTCAATGTTGTGCCTATTCCAGAGCACTCACTAGCCTGCGAGTCAGTACTGTTTTCTGTTGGTTCCTCAAGTCTTCCAAGGACTGTTACCTGCTTCCAGCTGAAAAACCTTCCTGTGGATAACTCTGCCAATAAAGACGTTTCTACTCTACCTGTTGTACTTGGATCCTAAAATCCACCCGTGACAGATGGTACCACAATAAACAAAGAGGCTTGAGGATGTTTTCATTCACTTATTAATCCTAAACATGGTACAAAGACCCCAGCCAGCATTTGTATACAAGATCCATCTGGGATATACTGTAAACACAAACAGACATAACTGCTGATTCCATATTGGTCCCATTTGAATTGCCTACTTGGGTTCTCATATTTGGTGGCCCAATTGGGAAGCAGGAACAGGCACCCATTTTGCACCCGTGCTCTTTCATCACCAGTGTACCTGAGCATAACTATTCCAAGCAATTCACATGGGACAAAGATGTAAGCCATCAACAATTCCATACGAGACACATTTTTCAGCCCATTTATGGGTACCACACGCAAATAATCCTATAAAGTTTCTCTGAATGGTTGTGTTGTATGACTGCACCTGTTTCCTTTTAAGGTGAGTACTGCAACATGGTTCtgcataaatgttttatttatttaattattcctTTGGTCTTAGGTTTTGAAGTACAGTTTCTATCTGAGTACTGCTTAAATGTTTCTTGCTTTGTTCAAAGAAGTCTCGTCCGTATACCCTTGGCTTCCTTTTCTTCTCTGATTGGACATGATTCCTAGCATATTAAGCTCAAACTCTGCATCCAATTGTTCTCAACAGTGGAGGATATCAGTGACGAGGCCTGTTCTGACGCTAGTGATGGTGTTTGTGTATAGGGCATCAGTGCAATCATAAGTTAACTTCTATACAGCATAAATACTATAATTTACAGAGATAACATTTGAAGAATGCAGAGAAAGCTACGAAAAATGTTCAGGCAGGATCATCTTGGAAAAAGTGCAGGGTTTGTTTGCCTGCTTTGTTGACATAATATATACTTTGCACAAAAGCGTGCTGGGACAACTCTTATTCATCTAATTGCAGCAACCTCAGGAGAAATTACAATATGTGGTTTGGCTCTATAAACCTTTCCATAGTAAGAACTCCTACCCTCACCTTAACCCTTATATCACAGCAAACAGAAAATCTGGCTTCAAGGGGAGACTGTTAATGATAAGGAATGGAACAGTAATGGAAAACAAGGCTGTTAAAAAGCAGATGTCCTCATGACTTTACAGATGTGATTGATAGTAACATAGCTGGAGGCGATATGTTGTATGGCAGAAAATGCGCAAGTGGAAAATATGTGTGTTCTAATGAGAAATGTGGTTGGGGCTCCAACTGCAAAGAGGGGTATACTGTACCAGCAACACATTCCACTCATTTAGAGACAGAGCCGGGCGAGGTGAACAACATCATCTCAGATCAACCAACTGGTAGGAATTCCTTTAACTAGCACTTTTAAAAAATTAGAGCAAAAGATGTTTTTAGTTTATATTTCTGTTTCTAAAATTGTATTATTCTGCCTACATGCCTACAATGGTATATAATTATGTCTGATTTTGTAAGAATGAAATATAGTAATTAgcttcctgttttttttaaatgacataactttaattaatttttatctATGTTTCCCATCAGTGATCATGTTGGCAGTGGTGTTCCTGCTTGTGATGGGTATGGTGGATGTGAGCACCAGCCAGCGTTTCAGTCCATTCCAGCGGCTGTCCCATTTAAGAGGGCGATGGCAGAATGCCGGCTGGTATTCCGAGGACATAGATTGCCCCCTGGAGTGTGATTGCCCAGCAGCCTACCCCATGGCTATGTACTGTCAGAGTCGCAGCCTTCAGCATGTTCCTTATATCCCATCACATATCAAATATGTCTACCTGCAGAATAACCAGATCACAGGCATCCAGGATGGTGTGTTTAACAATGCTACCAACCTGCTCTGGTTGATTATGTCTCACAACAAGCTCAAGTCAGACCAGATCAGCAAGAATGTCTTCAGCAAATTAGAAAAATTGGAACAGCTCTACCTGGACCATAATGAGCTGAGCCATATGCCTCAGAACTTGCCCGTATCTATCACAAACTTGCGGCTTGGTCATAATAAGATCTCAAAAATCTCCTCCAACTCGTTTGAAGGAATGGTCAACCTTACCACCCTACAACTCCTAGCAAATATCATAGAGGACACACCAGATGTATTTAAGGGACTGAAGTCCATGACCCTGCTGGATATGAGGAAGAACAAGCTCAAACAAATCCCTGTCAACCTCCCAGAGGACCTGCAGCAGCTTTACCTGGAGTTTAATGACATTGAAAGTGTGCCACCAGGCTTTCTCACCATGAATCCCAAACTGCAATTTGTCCGGTTGTCTCATAACAAGCTGACTGACAAAGGACTTCCTGCCAGTGTCTTCAATATCAGCACACTTGTTGAACTTGACCTGTCTTTTAATAAACTGGAGAAGATCCCTGCTGTTAGCACGAATCTGCAGAACCTGTACTTGCAAGCCAATAAGATCAAAGGTATGTACACTTCTctgttatttaaattttttaaataaaactgttTCATTGGTTTTAGATCACAGATTTAAAAAGGACAATTTCATAAAGTGTAACATGATTATTTACATAAAATtataattttaaacaaaaaagtatccattaatatattatttatttgcttttcttttgaatAATGAGTGGGACCTTATATTACCCAAGGAGTATTGTCATGGACACTGAACTCGGTACTTTCCAATGAAAAGACTGCTActtgtaattatttttttttttgtttttttttcccctgaaaGCTGAAACATTTAATGTATATAGAATatgtattataaatatataatgtaaattcatttttttactaTGGTACATGTAACATGATTACATTTGATTCCTTTGTGTTACATTCACTCCACGTCATCTTGTCAGTGTCATACACTGACAATAGAAGGCAAATCTAACTAATGCATAGTAGGGATGATTTTCACTTCCGATATGATACCAATATTGCAACCATGAACATCAGCCGATACCAATATTGATCTGATATTATAGCAACAGTAATCGTACATACTTTAATTATTTTGTAGAGTTTATAAAGTGTTATATACTTAAAGAGAACAACAGTCAGCAGCAGTACGTAATGAGAAAGATGACCCACGTATTAATATCAATTCAATTGAATAGAAAAGTAAAACATTAATTAGGAGAccctatacaaagatggttattattattattagtattattattagtattattattattattatgtatagtatattattattagtataggtatcggataggtgaatggatgaatgaatgggatgcctgggtctggggccctccgttgtcgggcctgcgcgggtgtcgccttgttggggggttccctctctccgggcccgtctccggtcccccccgctgcctctacggcggggcgcccctctggtcttggagggccactttcgtgggggacgggtgcgcctgcccgcgtcggcggccggggcggctctgtctctccgggcaggctggccccctgccgggtgcgggtcgttggcctgaagggtgagggcctcctggccgcgtgtccggcccggaccgggtggccggggattgcctgggtcgcggtccgccgccgcgggatccctggctgcttctttccgcgccgtgggggccccgcccgcgggccccctcggccgccgccgggtggggggggggcctcgcaggcggtgggttgcctccctcctacttctcccctctgtggggttgccggtggcctgggttccgggctcttccttgtcggcctctggtctcgcgggtggcggggttgctcccccccctcccccactatagatacacttcaggtggagctttgtttggtttattacacacacacacacacacacacacacacacacacacacacacacacacacacacacacacacacacacacacacacatacacacatatagtcatttagtcacatgcatacacacacacacacacacacacacacacacacacacacacacacacacacacacacacacacatgcatgatcatatacacacacacacacacacatagacatacacactggcttgttcacctgcatgctggctctctagtttttgggtttaggtagcggtagcgatagcttagctcagactgcgatcagatctcaagatttaggtcgattgctgttcgtgttttggatggctccgtgccggtttcgtgctttgtttgtggttttttgttgcagatttccagtgcttgacgtgtgtctccgtgtgttcctgcttcctggattggcagtggatgtcgtcaccccccccaccccctcccccccccaaaaaaaaaaaaaaaacaaacactgggtttgtatgtgtatatttatgtatgtgtacgcatatgtgtgcgtatatatatatgtatatattacatatagtaataatgcacataaaaaaaaaaaaaaaaaaattaggagACCCTGAAAAATAAcctctgtaaaaaaataaaaacaaattatactTATAAAGTTCAATTCAAGGCACGGCCACTATGGTAGGAAGAACTGAGAGcaggaacacacaaaaaacaacaatattttcCACTGTCCAACTGCTTAAACTTAAGAGTGATCGCCTCGGTGATCTTCTGAAACTCCTCATATCGTTGTTTGTGATGCTGCTTCAAATGCGCAATGAGGTTGGTCGTATATAACCTCCTCGCTTCTGTGCCACCACGGGAAATTTGTACATTACAAGTTTAGCATGTAACACAGCCGACCCACCTTGTCCTTGCTACATACACACACTTGTTGTGATCACATGATCTTCCACCCCAGCATTTCCTTAACATTACTGCTGCCCGCCAAAGAAGAAAATCGTGTAGGGATGACGCTTTTCTTCTTTGGCGGGAGCAGCAATGTTAATGTACATTACTGCCAACTACTGTGTTGGAGTGTGAAGGTTCACctattgtgtgtgagtgtttatATTAGAGATTTTAGATGCAGTCCGATATAATCTGATATTCGTTTTTTGGCTACGGTAATATCGGAAAGATATCTGATATCAACATTGGATCAGGACAGCCCtaatacagtggggcaaaaagtaTTTAcccagccaccaattgtgcaagttcttccacctaaaaagatgagagagaggTGTAACCCAGTGTTAAAATGTGGTTGTGCCACTGCACTACTACAAAAACTGTGTGGTTACTCTACTACACTCACCAGCTCACcagctcactcactcacttaATCACTCACACCAGGTTCCAATCAGTGATTGCCACTACACCACACCCATAGTTTGAAGCCATCACTTTGCCACAAACAGTGAGGTGCACATCACTGGCTGTGGCAGACTCCATTTACTCGTAAGGACCCGCTGATATTACTGATGAGCTGATGAGCTATAGAGAATTGGCCAGGTTTCTTGTCATACCTGAATGATCTTGGATGACTTAAAACACAATGGCGAGCCAAGCCCAGAGAGCTAAGCCCAGAGAGCTAAACCCAGGGAGCTAAGCCCAGGGAGCTAAGCTAGCCCGGAGAGCATGTGCCAGTTTCTTACCTACCAGGACGGTAGGCCCTCAGCTCCATAACCCACACAGCCCCTCCATCACCACTCCAACCAACACATTGGAGCTAAGCACAGGGAGCATATGAACTCTGAACTCTGAACTGAAC
This is a stretch of genomic DNA from Cololabis saira isolate AMF1-May2022 chromosome 12, fColSai1.1, whole genome shotgun sequence. It encodes these proteins:
- the fmodb gene encoding fibromodulin yields the protein MLAVVFLLVMGMVDVSTSQRFSPFQRLSHLRGRWQNAGWYSEDIDCPLECDCPAAYPMAMYCQSRSLQHVPYIPSHIKYVYLQNNQITGIQDGVFNNATNLLWLIMSHNKLKSDQISKNVFSKLEKLEQLYLDHNELSHMPQNLPVSITNLRLGHNKISKISSNSFEGMVNLTTLQLLANIIEDTPDVFKGLKSMTLLDMRKNKLKQIPVNLPEDLQQLYLEFNDIESVPPGFLTMNPKLQFVRLSHNKLTDKGLPASVFNISTLVELDLSFNKLEKIPAVSTNLQNLYLQANKIKEFSLSSFCSTTDMTNFSMLKMLRLEANEISASEIPAEAAYCLRRAFVDV